In Flavivirga abyssicola, the following are encoded in one genomic region:
- a CDS encoding AsmA family protein translates to MKKALKILSITLLIILALLVAIPFAFKGRIKDMVKQSINDNLNAQVEFSDVSLSFLTSFPQAHVSVSDLVITNFEPFKGETFVTSKNIALTMPIKELFKMSGGDPIIVNSITVDETLLTLKTDKFGNTNFDIAKKDEEKASTKTETERRSFSFDIENYSINNSALAYIDEASKMTIYVSELNHEGTGIFSAETSELDTKSEANISFSIDSSTYLNNNPVKLDAIIGLDLANSKYTFKDNKALINKLPLEFHGYVQQLENGQDMDITFENSETSFKNFLAVIPEEFSKNIEGVQTTGDFKVKGIVKGLSSETTIPKLDISLTSNNASFKYPDLPKRVKNITINTVIKNTTGHADDTYVDIKALNFSIDEDMFKSSASLKNITKNMLVNANIDGILNLANITKVYPVELENTLTGTLKGNINTAFDMNAIETNAYERIKNNGSASISDFVFSSEDIVNPIHISEANMSFNSGTVSLSSFKARTGNSDLNATGTIKNLLGFLLSDNTLQGYFNVNSTFFKVSDFMSEDETASTNNKTTSDAESLKIPKFLDCTINANAKTVLYDNLNLKDLKGTLIIKDQRATLKDMTSNLFDGALAISGNVSTKSETPTFNLNLGINGFDIGQSFKELELLRSLAPIAKILQGKLNTNINLAGHLDSEFSPELSSVSGDALAELLTSKVNENKSELFNKLEGSLNFIDFDKLDLKDLKTKLEFANGKVSVEPFQLKYDDITIDVSGSHGFDKKLEYNAIFNVPAKYLGSDVNQLIGKIDNKEAKNITIPVTANIGGTYTSPSVTTDLTSGVKNLTNQLIEIEKQKLLNKGKDKVSDLISGVIGGNKTKTDSIKKEQNNSVKDVLSDIIKNKKNQTEKDSTTTNTTEDAVKNVLGGLLGGKKKKVDTKK, encoded by the coding sequence ATGAAAAAAGCTTTAAAAATATTAAGTATTACTTTACTCATTATACTAGCACTCTTAGTTGCTATTCCTTTTGCTTTTAAAGGGCGAATTAAAGACATGGTAAAGCAATCAATAAATGACAACTTAAATGCACAAGTAGAATTTAGCGATGTGAGTTTAAGTTTTTTAACAAGCTTCCCCCAAGCGCATGTTTCTGTAAGCGATTTGGTCATTACTAATTTTGAGCCATTTAAGGGAGAGACATTTGTAACTTCCAAAAACATTGCGCTTACGATGCCTATTAAAGAATTATTTAAAATGTCTGGTGGAGATCCCATTATCGTAAATTCTATTACTGTGGACGAAACTTTGCTTACTCTTAAAACAGATAAATTCGGCAACACTAATTTTGACATTGCTAAAAAAGACGAAGAAAAAGCGTCGACCAAAACAGAAACGGAGAGAAGAAGTTTTTCGTTTGATATTGAAAATTACAGTATCAACAACAGTGCTTTGGCGTATATTGATGAGGCTTCCAAGATGACTATTTATGTATCTGAACTTAACCATGAAGGCACAGGCATCTTTTCCGCAGAAACATCAGAATTAGATACAAAAAGTGAAGCAAATATTAGTTTTAGTATAGATAGTAGCACCTATTTAAATAATAACCCTGTAAAACTGGATGCCATAATAGGATTAGATTTAGCTAATAGTAAATACACTTTTAAAGATAATAAGGCACTTATAAATAAATTGCCTTTGGAGTTTCATGGTTATGTTCAGCAATTAGAAAATGGTCAAGACATGGACATTACTTTTGAAAACTCTGAAACTTCTTTTAAAAATTTCTTAGCAGTCATTCCAGAAGAATTTTCAAAAAACATTGAAGGCGTTCAAACTACCGGTGACTTCAAAGTTAAAGGTATTGTAAAAGGGTTAAGCTCAGAAACAACAATTCCTAAGCTAGATATTAGCCTGACCTCTAACAATGCATCGTTTAAATACCCTGATTTACCAAAACGTGTTAAAAACATTACTATAAATACAGTTATAAAAAATACTACGGGACATGCTGACGATACTTATGTTGATATTAAAGCACTTAATTTTAGTATTGACGAAGACATGTTTAAATCGTCTGCCTCTTTAAAAAATATTACTAAAAACATGTTAGTAAATGCTAATATTGATGGTATTTTAAACTTAGCAAATATTACAAAAGTGTATCCTGTTGAATTAGAAAACACCTTAACAGGTACTCTAAAAGGGAATATTAATACTGCTTTCGACATGAACGCCATTGAGACAAATGCTTATGAGCGTATAAAAAATAATGGTTCTGCGAGTATTAGTGATTTTGTGTTTTCTTCGGAAGACATTGTAAATCCGATTCATATTTCTGAAGCTAATATGTCTTTTAACTCAGGAACGGTTTCCCTTAGCAGTTTTAAAGCCAGAACAGGGAATAGCGATTTGAATGCCACAGGAACCATTAAAAATCTATTAGGGTTTCTATTAAGCGACAATACGCTTCAAGGGTATTTTAATGTGAATTCCACCTTTTTTAAGGTAAGTGATTTCATGTCTGAAGATGAAACCGCCTCAACAAATAATAAAACTACAAGTGATGCTGAGTCCTTGAAAATTCCAAAATTTTTAGATTGTACTATTAATGCCAATGCAAAAACAGTTCTTTACGACAATTTAAATTTAAAAGATTTAAAAGGAACACTTATAATTAAAGATCAGCGAGCAACACTTAAAGATATGACCTCTAATTTATTTGATGGTGCTTTGGCTATTTCTGGTAATGTTTCCACAAAAAGCGAAACACCTACTTTTAATCTAAATTTAGGTATAAATGGTTTTGATATAGGTCAGTCGTTTAAAGAGCTAGAACTATTAAGAAGCCTAGCTCCTATTGCCAAAATACTTCAAGGAAAACTAAATACCAATATTAATTTAGCAGGCCATTTAGATAGTGAATTCTCTCCTGAATTAAGTAGTGTTTCTGGAGATGCTCTAGCTGAATTATTAACTTCAAAAGTCAATGAGAATAAAAGTGAATTATTTAATAAACTAGAAGGGTCTCTGAACTTTATTGATTTTGATAAATTAGACTTGAAAGACCTTAAAACGAAGTTAGAATTCGCTAATGGAAAAGTTAGTGTTGAACCTTTCCAACTAAAATACGATGATATTACTATTGATGTTTCTGGGTCTCATGGTTTTGATAAAAAATTAGAATACAATGCGATTTTTAATGTACCTGCTAAATATTTAGGGAGCGATGTTAATCAATTAATTGGAAAAATTGATAATAAAGAAGCAAAAAACATAACAATTCCTGTTACAGCTAACATTGGAGGCACATATACAAGTCCTTCTGTAACAACCGACTTAACAAGTGGTGTTAAAAACCTAACAAATCAACTTATTGAAATTGAGAAACAAAAATTACTCAATAAAGGTAAAGACAAAGTATCAGATTTAATCAGCGGTGTTATTGGTGGCAATAAGACCAAAACAGACTCTATAAAGAAAGAACAAAATAACTCGGTTAAAGATGTCTTAAGCGATATTATTAAAAATAAAAAGAATCAAACAGAAAAAGATTCTACCACAACCAACACCACAGAAGATGCTGTAAAAAATGTTCTTGGCGGTCTTTTAGGAGGCAAAAAGAAAAAGGTTGATACAAAAAAATAA
- the rpsU gene encoding 30S ribosomal protein S21 — MLKIIIKEGENIERALKRYKRKHRNIKVMQNLRDGQFFTKPSVKRRREIQKAAYIQNLRDQEDI; from the coding sequence ATGCTAAAGATTATTATTAAAGAAGGTGAAAATATTGAGCGTGCCTTAAAACGCTACAAAAGAAAACACAGAAATATTAAGGTTATGCAAAATTTGAGAGATGGTCAGTTTTTCACAAAGCCATCTGTTAAAAGACGTCGCGAAATCCAAAAAGCTGCGTATATTCAGAATTTAAGAGACCAAGAAGATATTTAG
- a CDS encoding LysE family transporter, producing the protein MVLVYLLIGILAAILGALPLGASNIAVINTTLKQNAKKAFKIAIAAGIAEVMLSYYALHCSVAVKDFFINNLWVQIIVALILFVAGIYLFFKKQSESKTKKRKLTESKYATGFFLGILNPPVLIYWVIAFGIINNNDIMLSLQSSFSVLFLFFCGVYLGKLLTLYSYSRFSLLIKNKVRDISLIVNKVTGVLLIVIAFVQVVKLYVV; encoded by the coding sequence ATGGTTTTAGTTTATTTATTAATTGGCATTTTGGCTGCTATTCTCGGAGCACTCCCTTTGGGGGCTTCTAACATTGCTGTTATTAATACAACCTTAAAGCAAAATGCAAAAAAAGCTTTTAAAATTGCGATAGCTGCTGGAATTGCTGAAGTTATGTTATCCTATTACGCTTTACATTGTAGTGTAGCGGTAAAAGATTTTTTTATTAATAATTTATGGGTCCAAATAATCGTGGCTTTAATTTTATTTGTTGCGGGTATATATCTATTCTTTAAAAAACAGTCTGAAAGTAAAACAAAAAAAAGAAAGCTAACGGAATCTAAATATGCAACTGGGTTTTTTCTTGGTATATTAAATCCACCTGTTTTAATTTATTGGGTCATTGCATTTGGCATTATAAACAATAATGATATCATGTTATCATTACAATCATCGTTTTCTGTATTATTTTTATTCTTTTGTGGCGTCTACTTAGGCAAGTTACTCACCTTATATTCTTATAGTAGGTTTAGCTTATTGATTAAAAATAAGGTTCGAGATATCTCACTTATCGTCAATAAAGTCACTGGTGTTTTATTGATTGTTATTGCTTTTGTACAAGTAGTGAAGTTATATGTAGTCTGA
- a CDS encoding DUF2797 domain-containing protein, giving the protein MTYQGVLTKMETEFANPIQYYLVFENDFLNMNQLLNKSITIQFVKYQCLNCGLDKPIYRQGFDKQCFYEVPQAADWIMRPELSTAHLGKEDRDLEFEKRAQLQPHIVYLANSSNVKVGVTRKSQVPTRWIDQGAHEAIEIVEVPNRYLAGITEVALKDYVADKTNWRKMLKNDIEDENLMEWRERLKQYIPEEAKAYFIETNTETNLEFPVNKYPEKPKSLNIVKQQEYSGKLVGVKGQYLIFEDDTVFNIRANEGLVVSISIN; this is encoded by the coding sequence ATGACTTACCAAGGTGTTTTAACAAAAATGGAAACGGAGTTTGCTAACCCAATTCAATACTATTTGGTGTTTGAAAATGATTTTTTAAACATGAACCAGTTATTGAATAAAAGCATAACGATTCAATTTGTAAAATATCAGTGTTTAAATTGTGGTTTAGATAAACCTATTTACAGACAAGGATTTGATAAACAGTGTTTTTATGAAGTGCCACAAGCAGCCGATTGGATAATGCGTCCTGAGTTGAGTACGGCACATTTAGGTAAAGAAGACCGAGATTTAGAGTTTGAAAAACGAGCTCAATTGCAACCGCATATTGTGTATTTAGCAAACTCTAGTAATGTAAAAGTAGGAGTTACAAGAAAAAGTCAAGTGCCGACACGTTGGATAGATCAAGGTGCTCATGAAGCTATTGAAATTGTAGAAGTGCCTAATCGTTATTTAGCAGGTATTACTGAAGTTGCATTAAAAGATTATGTAGCTGATAAAACGAATTGGAGAAAGATGCTTAAAAATGATATTGAAGATGAGAATTTAATGGAATGGCGTGAACGCTTAAAGCAGTATATTCCTGAGGAGGCAAAAGCATATTTTATTGAAACGAACACGGAGACGAATTTGGAATTTCCTGTGAATAAATACCCTGAAAAACCTAAAAGTTTAAATATAGTTAAACAACAAGAGTATTCAGGTAAATTAGTTGGTGTAAAAGGACAGTACCTTATTTTTGAAGACGACACCGTTTTTAATATTCGTGCTAATGAGGGATTGGTTGTTAGTATTTCTATTAATTAA
- a CDS encoding GH3 auxin-responsive promoter family protein, whose amino-acid sequence MPIPIVNSIASWFLKKRFHQIELFLKYPNEVQNELLLSLIDIAKDTEIGRKYDFASIKNYRTFSERVPIKNYEGWQDVIERSRKGESNIFWPSPIKWFAKSSGTTRAKSKFIPVSTESLEDCHYAAGKDLLCMYLNNNEDSQLFTGKSLRLGGSKELYKENGTVFGDLSAILIDNMPFWAEFSSTPSNRVSLMSDWEHKMQAIVDETIDENVTSLAGVPSWMLVLLNNVLDTTGKQSLRDIWPNLEVYFHGGVSFTPYKDQYKKIIPETDFKYYEIYNASEGFFAIQDQNNSDELLLMLDYGIFYEFIPMNIYATSEERAIPLSHVQLNKNYAVIITTNAGLWRYKIGDTIRFTSLNPYRIKVSGRTKHHINVFGEELIIENAESALKKVCKRTKAEIVDFTAAPIFMKGKEKGAHEWLIEFKTPPKDIHYFNELFDNALKALNSDYEAKRYNNLTLNKPKINIAREHLFYDWLKQNNKLGGQHKIPRLSNTRDYIDELLSLNDHIL is encoded by the coding sequence ATGCCAATACCTATAGTAAATTCGATTGCTTCTTGGTTCTTAAAAAAACGATTTCATCAAATAGAATTGTTTTTAAAATATCCTAATGAAGTGCAAAACGAATTACTATTAAGTCTTATAGATATTGCTAAAGACACCGAAATTGGTAGGAAGTATGATTTTGCTTCTATAAAAAACTACAGAACATTTTCAGAACGTGTTCCCATTAAAAACTACGAAGGCTGGCAAGATGTTATTGAACGTTCCCGAAAAGGTGAATCCAATATTTTTTGGCCCAGTCCCATAAAGTGGTTTGCAAAATCTAGTGGCACTACCAGAGCAAAAAGCAAGTTTATTCCAGTAAGCACAGAATCGCTTGAAGACTGTCATTATGCTGCTGGAAAAGATTTATTATGCATGTATCTTAATAATAATGAAGACTCACAATTATTTACTGGTAAGAGCTTACGCTTGGGAGGCAGTAAAGAATTGTACAAAGAAAACGGTACTGTGTTTGGTGATTTATCGGCTATTTTAATTGATAATATGCCTTTTTGGGCAGAATTTAGTAGCACTCCAAGTAACAGGGTCTCTTTAATGAGTGATTGGGAGCATAAAATGCAAGCCATTGTAGATGAAACTATTGATGAAAATGTGACAAGTCTTGCTGGTGTTCCTTCGTGGATGCTTGTATTACTCAATAACGTTTTAGATACTACAGGAAAACAAAGTCTTCGTGATATATGGCCAAATTTAGAGGTCTATTTTCATGGTGGTGTTAGCTTTACACCCTATAAAGATCAGTACAAAAAAATTATCCCTGAAACCGATTTTAAATATTATGAGATTTATAATGCTTCGGAAGGTTTTTTCGCTATTCAAGATCAAAACAACTCCGACGAATTATTATTGATGCTTGATTATGGGATTTTCTATGAATTTATTCCTATGAATATTTATGCCACTTCTGAGGAAAGGGCGATTCCTTTAAGCCACGTTCAGCTTAATAAAAATTACGCTGTAATAATTACTACAAATGCTGGATTATGGCGTTATAAAATTGGTGATACCATTCGGTTTACATCACTAAACCCCTACAGAATAAAAGTGTCTGGCAGAACCAAACATCACATTAATGTTTTTGGAGAAGAGCTTATTATTGAAAATGCCGAAAGTGCATTAAAAAAGGTATGCAAACGTACTAAAGCCGAAATTGTAGATTTTACGGCAGCCCCGATATTTATGAAAGGTAAAGAAAAAGGAGCTCATGAATGGCTTATTGAATTTAAAACACCCCCAAAAGACATCCATTATTTTAATGAGTTATTTGACAACGCTTTGAAGGCATTAAATTCTGACTACGAAGCGAAACGCTATAACAATTTAACACTTAACAAACCCAAAATTAATATAGCCAGGGAACACTTGTTTTATGATTGGTTAAAACAAAATAATAAACTGGGTGGGCAACATAAAATACCTCGACTTTCTAACACTCGGGATTATATAGATGAGCTTCTAAGTTTAAACGATCATATTTTGTAG
- a CDS encoding OmpA family protein — MKTYFLIILSLQSIFLFTQSSIGTNGFQFEISDTGINTKFSEIGSGFFKEKLIMVSSKKIGALAKIDPNTNEAYKELYCLDTLGNGILANPLLFSRILNTNDSEGQISFSPNQKTVYYSRSSKTNSLEFKLYKAILEEGSHGNWVNEKLLSINRENVSIENPFVNAKCDKLYFSANMPNAIGGYDIYVSDINPDGTLSTPKNLGEKINTHSDDKYPYVFMDTYLFFSSKGHEGMGGFDFFVSEISKDGYKTPINMGNTINSKYDEVAYFNVNNSAGYFSSNRPNGKGGFDIYYFTTNHIKQTVEGKILDFNTKEVLPNTTVILKDRNQKEIDQLITGKDGTYRFNVAPLESYTITTKKNNFKDGSFDFASYRSENTTYNKNLEIAATVPVIAEVNNELRIISENIYFDFAKHDIKKESYIILNKIIKVLNDHPKIKIAINSHTDNKGSDAFNLNLSEKRAKSTLNYLIKNGISKNRLSSKGCGERKPLIDCKNSCSKKDLQTNRRVEFVILNTTP; from the coding sequence ATGAAAACTTATTTTTTAATTATTTTAAGCCTACAATCTATTTTTTTATTTACCCAATCCAGTATAGGAACCAATGGTTTTCAGTTTGAAATTTCCGATACGGGTATTAACACTAAATTCTCAGAAATTGGATCTGGTTTTTTTAAAGAAAAACTTATCATGGTATCTTCTAAAAAAATTGGTGCATTAGCAAAAATAGACCCCAATACAAATGAAGCCTACAAAGAATTATATTGTTTAGACACTTTGGGCAATGGAATTCTAGCCAACCCATTGTTATTCTCAAGAATCTTAAATACAAACGATAGTGAAGGTCAAATTTCTTTCTCGCCAAACCAAAAAACGGTCTACTATTCCAGAAGTAGCAAAACAAACTCTTTAGAGTTTAAACTTTATAAAGCCATTTTAGAAGAAGGATCGCACGGCAACTGGGTTAACGAAAAACTACTAAGTATTAACAGAGAAAATGTATCAATAGAAAATCCTTTTGTAAACGCTAAATGCGATAAGTTATATTTCTCTGCCAACATGCCTAATGCTATTGGTGGTTATGACATCTATGTTTCTGATATTAATCCTGATGGCACTTTAAGCACTCCTAAAAATTTAGGTGAAAAAATAAATACCCATTCCGACGACAAGTACCCATATGTTTTTATGGATACATATTTATTCTTTTCCTCAAAAGGTCATGAAGGTATGGGAGGGTTTGATTTTTTTGTTAGTGAAATTTCAAAAGATGGTTACAAGACTCCTATAAATATGGGTAATACCATTAACTCAAAGTATGACGAGGTTGCTTATTTTAATGTAAACAACAGTGCAGGATATTTTTCATCAAACAGGCCAAATGGAAAAGGTGGTTTCGATATTTATTATTTTACTACTAATCATATCAAGCAAACCGTTGAAGGTAAAATTTTGGATTTTAACACTAAAGAGGTATTACCAAATACTACTGTTATTCTAAAAGATAGAAATCAAAAAGAGATAGATCAATTAATAACAGGTAAAGATGGTACTTATAGATTTAATGTTGCTCCATTAGAGTCTTACACAATTACAACTAAAAAAAATAACTTTAAAGATGGTTCATTTGATTTTGCATCCTATAGAAGTGAAAATACAACTTATAATAAGAATTTAGAAATAGCTGCCACAGTCCCGGTTATAGCTGAAGTAAATAATGAACTAAGAATTATATCTGAAAATATATATTTTGACTTTGCGAAACATGATATAAAAAAAGAGTCATATATTATCTTAAATAAAATAATAAAAGTACTTAACGATCATCCTAAAATAAAAATAGCAATTAACTCCCATACCGATAATAAAGGTTCTGATGCTTTTAATTTAAACTTATCTGAGAAACGAGCCAAATCAACTTTAAATTATTTAATTAAAAATGGTATTTCAAAAAATAGACTATCATCAAAAGGCTGCGGAGAAAGAAAACCATTAATTGATTGCAAAAACTCTTGTTCAAAAAAAGATTTACAAACTAACAGGCGTGTTGAATTTGTTATTTTAAATACTACTCCATAA
- a CDS encoding IS4 family transposase has translation MYSQTYFGELLSLLPKQKFRSIVERNKTDKYSKGFKTWDHLVAMIYAQLSKANSLRELETTFNSFSNKHYHLGVKRIKRSTLGEANQKRDSRVFEELANYLISQVHHDSTKDLKALLYLLDSSPIPLSNHRHKWVDEMNHRTKGLKIHLLYSPLTKTLSQLSITNSDINDINKGQELKIEPNAVYVFDKGYTDYNWWYKIHRHNSIFITRFKKNASLKVVDTFPVDSKQESRIMADEIVLFKNKTPRKGKKNEYREPLRRITVKREDKDTPLIIATNDLEKPAEQIADLYKKRWDIELFFKWIKQNLKIKRFIGTSENAVKIQIYTAIITYTLALILKKMKSAKEPLYLFVEKLCSLMFVPVKNTMDYQNRIRKQQQNKVKYQYAIFE, from the coding sequence ATGTATTCTCAAACATATTTCGGAGAGCTGTTATCATTATTGCCAAAGCAAAAATTCAGGAGCATAGTAGAGCGTAATAAAACGGATAAATATTCAAAAGGATTTAAGACATGGGATCATCTGGTGGCTATGATCTATGCCCAATTAAGCAAGGCCAATAGTTTACGGGAACTAGAGACCACTTTTAACTCATTTTCTAACAAACATTATCATTTAGGGGTAAAAAGGATAAAGAGGTCTACCTTGGGAGAGGCCAATCAAAAAAGGGACTCAAGAGTTTTTGAAGAATTGGCCAATTATCTTATATCACAGGTCCATCATGATAGTACTAAAGATTTAAAAGCGCTTTTATATCTATTGGATTCCTCACCAATACCATTGAGCAACCACCGCCATAAATGGGTTGATGAAATGAATCACCGGACCAAAGGGCTTAAAATTCATTTGTTATATAGCCCATTGACCAAAACATTATCCCAATTAAGTATTACCAACAGTGATATTAATGATATCAATAAAGGTCAAGAGCTAAAAATAGAACCCAATGCTGTTTACGTTTTTGATAAAGGCTACACCGATTACAACTGGTGGTATAAAATACATCGGCACAATAGCATTTTTATAACCCGATTTAAAAAAAATGCGTCACTCAAAGTGGTAGATACCTTTCCTGTAGATTCAAAACAGGAAAGTAGAATAATGGCAGATGAGATCGTTTTGTTTAAAAATAAAACGCCACGCAAAGGAAAAAAGAATGAGTATAGGGAACCGTTAAGAAGAATTACCGTTAAAAGAGAAGATAAAGATACCCCATTGATAATAGCAACTAATGATTTAGAAAAACCTGCAGAGCAGATAGCCGATCTATACAAGAAAAGATGGGATATTGAATTGTTTTTCAAATGGATAAAGCAAAATTTAAAGATAAAACGGTTTATAGGCACATCTGAAAATGCAGTGAAAATACAGATCTATACAGCCATCATTACCTATACTTTGGCATTGATCTTGAAGAAAATGAAATCAGCTAAAGAACCTCTTTATTTATTTGTTGAAAAGCTCTGTTCTTTAATGTTTGTGCCTGTCAAAAACACAATGGACTATCAAAATAGAATTAGAAAACAACAACAAAATAAAGTTAAATATCAATATGCTATTTTTGAATAA
- the ilvA gene encoding threonine ammonia-lyase IlvA gives MNKEDKTYFPSINNIKVAADTIKKVSAVTPLGPSLRYSNYFDANIFLKREDLQQVRSYKIRGAYNKISSLTSEQSKKGVVCASAGNHAQGVALSCKLLKIKGTIYMPAPTPNQKVQQVKMFGEDFIDIKLIGDTFDDAYHKAMLECEELHKTFIHPFNDEKVIEGQATVGLEILEQSTVPIDYVFIAVGGGGLAAGLSTVFKQLSPHTKIIGVEPEGAPSMSVSIKNNKNTELDQIEKFIDGAAVKRVGDLTFSICKENLHDMITVPEGKVCETILELYNRDAIVVEPAGALSISALDFYADAIKGKNVVCVVSGSNNDITRTSEIKERALLYANLKHYFIVKFPQRAGALKEFVVDILGENDDITYFQYAKKTNRENGSAVVGIQLKSATDLEPLISKMKDRNFYGDYLNDKPDLFQFLV, from the coding sequence ATGAACAAGGAGGACAAAACATATTTTCCTAGTATTAATAATATTAAAGTAGCTGCCGATACTATTAAAAAAGTATCGGCAGTTACGCCTTTAGGCCCTAGCTTAAGGTATTCAAATTATTTTGATGCTAATATTTTTTTAAAGCGAGAAGACTTACAGCAAGTACGTTCTTATAAAATTAGAGGGGCTTATAATAAAATAAGTTCGTTAACATCCGAACAATCTAAAAAAGGGGTCGTTTGTGCAAGCGCAGGAAATCATGCGCAAGGCGTTGCATTATCTTGTAAATTATTAAAGATAAAAGGTACTATTTATATGCCAGCACCAACGCCAAATCAAAAAGTGCAACAGGTAAAAATGTTTGGTGAAGATTTTATAGACATCAAACTTATTGGTGATACTTTTGATGATGCTTATCATAAGGCTATGTTAGAGTGTGAGGAATTGCATAAAACATTTATTCACCCTTTTAATGATGAAAAAGTTATAGAAGGACAAGCCACCGTTGGTTTAGAAATCTTAGAGCAATCTACAGTGCCTATAGATTATGTATTCATTGCAGTTGGAGGTGGTGGATTAGCAGCAGGTTTATCTACAGTTTTTAAACAATTATCACCGCACACTAAAATTATTGGCGTAGAGCCAGAAGGAGCTCCTTCCATGTCTGTGTCGATTAAAAATAATAAAAACACAGAGTTAGACCAAATCGAAAAATTTATAGATGGAGCAGCGGTAAAACGTGTTGGGGATTTAACGTTTTCAATTTGCAAAGAGAACTTGCATGATATGATAACGGTGCCAGAAGGGAAGGTTTGTGAAACTATTTTAGAGCTTTATAACAGGGATGCTATTGTAGTTGAGCCAGCTGGCGCATTGAGTATTTCGGCTTTAGATTTTTATGCTGATGCTATAAAAGGTAAAAATGTAGTCTGTGTTGTTAGTGGTAGTAATAATGATATTACCAGAACTTCAGAGATTAAAGAACGCGCCTTATTGTATGCCAATTTAAAACACTATTTTATTGTTAAGTTTCCACAACGTGCTGGTGCATTAAAAGAGTTTGTTGTTGACATTTTAGGAGAGAATGACGATATCACCTATTTTCAATATGCTAAGAAGACAAATCGCGAAAATGGATCTGCAGTCGTTGGAATTCAATTAAAATCTGCTACCGATTTAGAACCTTTAATAAGTAAAATGAAGGACCGTAATTTTTATGGAGATTACCTAAATGACAAACCTGATTTGTTTCAGTTTTTAGTATAA